The genomic DNA ttaTGTACGTTatgctttgtactcacccagatgtctcgtatgcgttaagcatgacgagcagatactaatcagatctaggtgaaggtcactggacagtagttaagaatattcttaagtacttgagaaggactcaagattatttcttgatctttggaggcgatgaagagctgtTGCTGTAAAGCGTTACAGTTGTTGCTGTAAAGCGTTACAACTgttactgtaaagggttacagtggtgcaagcttccaaaATTGACAAGGACGTTTCTAGATCGCAGTTAGGGCATGTATTGTACTTAAATGAtggtcttgggtattggatactacaacaATTTCATCTCATTAGAGGGATCCTCAatatatgagatatgaggatatgcagataaccaaacaaatgctaacattacagatcctttgaccaaggctttggcaccaagaaagcatgatggtcacactaggttaatggatatgagatattttaATGATTGGCGCTAGtgatataaggagattgttagtgtaagccctaagaggcaatcaagagttgattgacttagaacattttgtatcatatttcattatttcattataAGACAaaagttatggttattatatttacttcagttcagtgtcgaatgaataaatataataatgtccttgggtggtagattcttatctacaataatcaattggttgaattgattgtgagatagtgtagagaacactactcttaactattcctagtcgagcattaacatACAAGGACAATagtaatgcgttgagactagcatgtaggttaacggatgacttgatctcataagtcatggatatgagatatcaggttgacacatgggtatatattagagaacatatactgaatgacccgccatgagaatgtttcatggatcgtcgtatgagtgtcataaacattctcatgtgactattggtatgaatagtccttagacctgaagtcactacggttccctacataaggagttgtatactttggtatcgtcaaacgtcacccataacagggtggactataaagttgatcactgggtatgcaatggattatgcagagggatgtgagtgatatagatgggatctatcccttccatatgacggaagcgatatctatgggccccttgattagtaggacacaggaaTGTATGGTCATACTcagataagtcaatatgagatattgagcttatttgtatagtgtatctacttagagatcaagaaacacaaagattgataaggggatgacacggtctatgccttattgatcaatgtagatatcaaggatagagggactgagtcatacatgatgatagccatggacaggttaggtcggatctcgactttctcgttatttgggtagcaatgatgccttactagatgccactcattattTTTGTATCGCAAATggtgatttggatacattgccaacgttacgagagcctatagggtcacacacaaagaacatattggtttggagatgagtattttagtttgactaaaatactaaggatattaagaataatgggtaaatccaaagtgtttgtgtcatcttagtggtgattgacactagtattagtgggagattgttagtaattagccctaagagccaatcatgaaaTGATTAGGTCTTTtaggttactaattgagttagactcaaatgaacacaCTTATTgaattgagtccaatccgaattagacacattggattaatgggttagacttattgaattattggattaatggttaatccaatatgataaatccaacccattaaaaggaatacaaagagacaaaaacccttggtattcttggatgaatataaataggctTTTTGGATTGAAATTTTCATAAGATGAAAATGAGATGAAAAAgggtgtctcttgatcttccccctcttcttcctcttccttccttGGACAAATTTGCTTATGGCCGAATCattcttcttgctagcacaagaaaatGGTTCTTCTCTGAAGGCTTCGTTTGTGGGACGAatgaaggatatgttcgtgtggataccatagaggcgcggacacttgaacgcgctgagatctggatccaaagaaaaggttactgtcgggattgcgaagggcacgcaacaaaggtataatcctatcatgtagcttagcatagattagtTTAATAGAAATTGTTTTCTTCCCTTTTgcatggatccgctggataagtGGATCTAGAATTTTTTCGCTGCATTTTCGCGTCTTttggcgcgctagatcccaacaccaTCAGCCAACtatatattgttggatcgagaagtgctagagaggggggggatcaatagcactcgtggctatttcgttcgatttaaaactaaTTGAGATAACACagtggaaaataaaagaaaacacaacaCGCTAGCAcaagtcgtttacttggttcggagcctgtggcgactcctactccaaggcccgcgctcgttgagcgtttatgttgggcaacaactataatttcgaaaAGGATTACAAATTTCAAGTACAATTCACAATAATTACatataccaacgacaatagaAATGGTCgtttctgagctccgggtcgtcggtgtcaagttgTAGCTTCGTCGGAACTTCTCGTTAACAGTTGgttgcgtaaggattgcttgaaAGGTGGTatgttgagctgctggtcgagatgtccttttatacactgctaaaggcgccttaaagcccattcgaggcgcctccaacccgccgagtcagccgcgtggatcagcactgatccggtcgcacctcatccacttgaaggcgccttcaagccactacaaggtgcctccaagctctggttcaaggcaccttcagacTCATCCAAGGCGGCTCCAGCTTTGCTGCGCTGACTTCttctggcttgcacccgaggcgcctccaagctccatggaggcgcctcagacactgttcatcagaggccaagtgtgctcttttgtccctgcacaacgtgttagtccacaaaatacacatataccctgcaagacaaggttagcacacataGATATGACAAGAAAGGTGTTTgccagtctctggactgtccgggtctgacttcggatttccaaccggaaaccctaggtcgacctgacgcctattgttccctctgcggggaatgcgtcctcacctactcctctcaggagatttacctgttgccagcacgatcctccagatcgactggacttttgctcagtgctcgatgcttccggactttctgctggacgcccgctccccggcccgtccagtcttccacctagttcgcgataccaggacttttcgcctagggttaccaccccctaggacttttgcctgaagccctcgacccgccaagacttttagcatagggttaccaccccctaggacctagggttaccaccccctagggtttcccaCCTGCCAAACTGCAgttaagacttttgcctaagcacacttaggactttcctgcaagctcattcaaactgttagatcacaaaccaacttaactttgaatcctttgctattatcaaaacacgggtttgatcgtcggatgtttccggCACCAACATATATATGATCCATGGGACGATAACTAGTAAGTCCCTAGTGATGTGAACCCTAAAGGAAAGAATGTCTCTTGAATCAATAAATTAAaggaaaaaataagaaaatttaaaacatgaGATAAAAAGTGATTTGTTTGTCTAAGTGTTTTTACTAATTCATCTTTAGGTCAATACGGAGAAGGTAAATAATGGGTAACTACTAGTTATTAGTCCAAATAATCAAGATATGAGAGAAGGCATACCTAGATGAGTCGAGTTTTGACCCTAATATTTCATATGACAACACCTTATATCTCAACTACTACATCACCCCGAAAGGATAAGAAAAGTCAAAAACATAAATATTAGGTATGTGAGATGGAAGGTACTATAGCCTTGAGATTTAGATTGATAAATCTTTAAACGCTGCAAAGGATTGCCTTGATAAATTTTAGTTGAAGAAAAAATCAAGTCCTCACCAtactttaaattaaaaataagccAAAAATTATATGTGACCACAACCCTTGTTATAGGATAACTAAAAATCCTAAAAGGCCACAAGGAAATACATTTTTAAAAGGCCTAAGTAGACTTTATAACTAGTTTGGGATTGATCACCACTATAATCCAAATAGAGGTAAATAATGAATCTGCATATGAGAATTATCGCCACTATATAAAAATGGAGCTTAAATGATTAATTAGCTCATCTAAGCTTGAATTATGTTGACTAAGTTACATGACTTACTCTTTTTAAATCCTCTTCAATTGTAGCTTTAGCATTTACATTTTCAATTAGCCCATTAAATATTTCCTTCAACTTTTTAGCCTTGGATGCTTGTAATTGAGCCACCGTTGATGTGTAATAGATCATTAAAAATATCTAAAGTGGGGCACTCCTTTGTTTCTATGGCCTTAACTACATTCCCATCCTTAGCATGTTTGCCCACAATATATTTTCCATCTTTAACTCCATCATTCCATCTCTCCTGAAAAGAATTGATTCTTGAATCTTCAGCACCATAATCTTATTAATAACTCATTTTCTTATTGATTCTTCATCTTGACTTTGAAGTTCTTTTGTATCATTAGGATTGCCCTCATAAGCTAGTCAATTATGAATTATTGCTCCTAAAATTAAATCAATATGGTGTCCATCAGGAATCTCATTAGGAAATATATTATCAAATTCTTGCCAAAAAAACACTTAACAATATTAGGCAAAGtaggattaaaattattaatattacaGTAATGAAGGTGTGATAACCCTTCTTATGCGATTTAAAAGGAAGATAAATCAAAAGGGATTTGGGCCAACATAGTAGTCTTTTACATGGAGAGAAGGGGGTCAGGTGACCGATGTATTTCGCACACGCGGAAAATTAACCACATGATCTATTACAACAATACTATATATATTAACCAACTACGACAAGATGTAGAGTTGTTAATATTGAAATAAGCTTCTTTGTATAAAtgtataattattaattattgagAATAAAAAATTCACTTAACCCTTCTTTCTTTTACATTGTCTGTTTGTATAAAAGTATAATTATTCATTATTGAGAATAAACTTTTTACCACTCTTCTCAGCCTCACTTCTTTTCTCTCACTTTTTCTTTTCCGTTTTTTCTTATCTTATTCTTTTCTTCGATAACAATCattttttcactctcattttttatccttAATTGTTCTTCCTACATAGTAattaatgatacaagagttataAATTTATTGAGCATCACAAACAAAGACCTTTCTTTGAACCTATTATGCATAACCTTCCTATCAAACTATCATGTTCTATCTAAAAGCAAATAACTTTATCTTCGTATTGAGTTACAGAATGATTTTATgattgaattattattaataactCTTATTAATAAATTATTAGCTTCTAACCATTaaaaaattaatgattaattaatcGAGAATACAgtggaaataaataaaaataattagcaCTAAATCATACTAAAATTATCTAATCCTCGTTATAAAAAATGGGGAGGGGACCATGGATCTATAAATTCAAGCtccaataaattgtataattaaccattaagtattaatttattaatctcaTAGTTATTAAAGCGGTTGAGTATCCCATTGATATAATCATTTGAAAATTCAATCCATCATACACCTCACCGATCATATCTTTGATTCCTTAGGTTAGGTACCATTGATTCACTAGCAAACAATTAATTCAAGAATTAGAGTGTTCAACTTTGTAATGGTATGGAAACAAAGAACCCGTTTAACATTATCACCTTGGAAGACTATCATTAGTTCTTGCTTCTAGAAATAAAAGATTATATAATCATTAATTTCTtatagaaataaaatgcataGTTTCTTTAATTTGGAAATAATTGCTTATAGGAACACTCATAATTACTTACATTATTAGTTCAGAATCATCCACATTGTACATCATATggattggtaaaaaaaaaaaatttatgtgcCAAGTTAATTAATATGAGCAGCTCTTATTTAATAATTGACTGAAAATTCTAGAAGAGTATAATGAATATAATTGACTGATTTTGATTGTCTATAGTccctttttattatttaaaaatgtttaaaaatatttagagaaTAAATAAGACGATCAAAATTTTAATCCCAATAAAGTACCTGAATCAAATTCTCTTTTTTTTATTAGTAAATTTGAacacttaaattttattttaaaaatatatttttgaaatttgtttatacataaaaaaatatcttattttggAATTATGTTTTTTTGGCCGaggattatttttctttttttagaaTTTGCCCAAGTTTTATACTATAATTGTTGTAATGGAAGATTTTCATTCGATATCATCAACTCACAAAACAAGTTTTTATTCGGTCGTCTTGACAAGTTAAGAAGGGCCGGTCAAATCTCAGATTTCGACCTGCACTTCTCGGACAGCCTCGTTATCTACGGCTCAGAAGACTCCACCTTGGGCCCCTGGGCGATCGGAGGCGGCGGCGGAGGAGAGGCAGCGCCGGCCTCGGCGTCGCAGTATCCTCGCAGGACATCACCCTCTTGCGGAGTGAATCCGAGGGCCGCAAGCATGACCTCGGCGGCCCAGCAGTGGTGCTCGATGACCCGGATCGCCCTGCAGCAGCCCGGCCCAAGGTACGTCTCACCgttgaggaagaagagcaccacctCTCCGATGCAGGACCGGAGCTCCATCAGCGAGTCCCAGCATAGCTTCATTCCGTCCGACTGCAGCCGTGCCGCCAGATGCATCGCGCTCCCACGCCAGGGACCAGGCGCTGCTCCTGATATCGAGATGCTGCTGCTGAATAGCAGCAGAATAAGAAGGAAGGGAGACATGGAGGAATCTTATTGTTGAGCGAGGCTTCCTGTGGACTGACCAGGTATTTATAGAAGCAGAACCAGTGATGCATGCGTATTATTGTGTTTAATTTCTATGGTGCTGAAGATGAAAGGCCTTAAGTTACAAGGATCGTACGTAAATGCCACAATGAATGCCGATGCGTGGTATTTCAAAGATCACTAGTTTTATGGGTAATCAATTTGTAATTCTGTTTTTTTTACAGTTTCATAACTTTTTGGCTTCCCTGGATTTTCATGGAACACTCACAGGTGATATATATGCCCAGCTACGTTCAATTGCGGAAGGCGGCTGCTGACGCAATACGTAAGCATATTCGGATGCATCTGGAATAATCGGGCGAAGACGgtacacttataaaaaaaaaaaaaaaagtactgccatttccttgtttttttttttaatttttatttcagaaggttttctttatttccttgtaCCCTGATTAAGGACTTGATTATATTTCATTGCCTTTAGCCGTTTTATTCTCAAGTTGCCTTCTTTACATCAATTTGATGAAATAACTAAGACTAATCATTCTGTGTTAAAATATTGATAGATGTTGTTTTCCCGTCTTGTTACCATAGAGGTAGCTAATGTCACATCGAGTGTGTAGTAGTAAAGTATTTAGGAGGGAACAAGTTAGAATTACAATAACATTACACGCTTACAAGATTTACAAGCATAGATATAATcgtaaaatataaattttcataaaaaaagtaTACTTGACATCAATTAGTAAACTGAATCAAATTTATCTCTATCGATATTCATACTAAGATATCTTAGAGATGGCTTTTCAAAGCCATAAGTTTTCGTCTCCGATTTAGTACTAGCCAAAAGAAAGAGATGATAGATCTGAGAGAGAATCCTGACTTAACTTTGTGTCCGATGATAAGAGTAACCCGATGATACAAATTGAGGGGACAACAACTTCTTAATTGCTATCTGACAGCCTTTGAAGCTACTATCGGCGATTGGCTGGGGAAGGCGGCAGGGGGCAAGCCGACAGTAGGCGGTCGGGGGAAGCCGACAGTAGGCAATCGAGGGAAACCAACAGTAGGTAGTGAGAGGAATCGATGGCTGAGAAGTAGCCAGTAGCAGGCTATTCCAAACAAGACAATAGCCTGTGGAACTATTATTCCACGCTTGGATGGTAGCTACTAGTGACATTAGGCATCCATCGATAAGGGACGATGCTCGAAGGAGATCAGCGGTAGCAAGAGTTGCCGACGATGGTGGTTGTGGTGGCACCCTTGGGTGACGACGAGCCAACGACGacaaagaaggggaggagaagcTTAATCACAATTATACTCTTCTAATGAATCAATCATCTCTCCTCCTCATGGACGGATATATATATACCTCTTCACAATGACTTGGGGAATAAGTCATCTCCCAAATTCAAAACTCAATATCAACCCGATCCGCTATCATTAAGTTTAGTTCAATACCAAACCAACTTAGATTAAAATCAAACCACTCTTGATTTATTATTACACTAAACCAattttggttcacaactaaaccaaaagGGATCCAACCTTACTTACAAGAGGTGTGGTCCACCATCGCTTCCATTTCAATaaatatcttccatatttgtACCTCGTATGGTCCTATCAGACTTAGTCTATCTCAATTTGAGAATCTaattctcaaatttattttaagtctTTCGAATATACTTATAATTTGTGTGATTCAATAGGTTTTCAATTTATGTTGGTCATCcaaaattaatcattaattatggATTGACCAttagtgacacctagtagtacatcatgacccTCAATTAACttgaaaatcatagttgatcccaGAACAATTCTGAACCCTTATACAGCTATAGTTATCAGTGCATATGTTTCTTTCACTTGTTTTATACTCGGTTTAGTACATGATCTATGTGTTAATTCTCACTAGACTGACTACGTTACACAAGCCCAAATAATAGTTCTTGTCTCGTAAATTTAAATTACTCAAACATGTGTCCAAGAAGACCATCCTTTTTGATGTGTAAtgcttttatcaaagacttacgAGTAATAATCCTTACAAGAGGTCTTAGGATATGTTGGGACCTTGATCACCGGCTAGAGGAGATGAATAGATGGTTACCCACTTCTATCACTTTTCTACAGttgttagcgcagcgaaaatacaaacaaCAAGTATAAATAAAAGTTAAACCTAAAGACTAAGAAGACATGAAGGGAAACAAACAAATCCTAACACATTCgtttaatgtggttcggagatgatgctcctacatCACGATGTGTCTGTAAGGTTGATGATCCCTGTGTTCCTTCTGTGGATCAATACCTGACAAACTCTGGCTAGTGAACGACTCCTTCTTAGTGGAGAAATTTTGCCACAAACTTGATTACGCACACTTGGATCATGAGAGCTTGGAGAGTCTAATtaagggttaaccacctctaatttcgCCACCCAAGCCAGTCATctcaagctccattatatagagcctAGGGTAAAACATCCGAGTTGTTTTCCtgctaccaatcgactgataaagTCACTAGTCGACTGACCTCTGTGGAAAAtcgaccgttacaccccaacggctcaataccagtcgactgatgaagaCACCAATTGACTTCGATTGAgagaacagaaacattctgttcccTCATAGTCGACTGACCAGTCAACTGAGACAGTCGACTGATGAACATACTAGTCGACTGGTTATCCTAGGTTGAGAAAATAGAAGCTCATGCTTGCTATTTCTCAACCATTAGTCAACTATGGcatatatcagtcgactggtaaagccTAACACTAAGGTTTTTATTCCGAGTATAATCACTCAGCACTCATCATCGCTTTCACAacttgaccttgccttctagcctccgTCATCATCTttgcgtccctcagatgcttCCCCATCATTCACGCTTTCCCTTTAAGAGTTTCCTTCGGCTTTatccttgttgtcgggtcttccattactaagaggctcctcacctccgggacttcaaccTTGCCAAAAGCTCCTCGCTCTAGGACTTCATCCTTGCCAAGAGCTTCTCGCTCTAGGACTtcatccttgccaagtcatacttggATTTAACTTtaccaaaatcacacttggatttttccctttgctaagatcatacttggactttttttaATGTACCTACTATCTGCACACTTAACAAcatatatcaaatataacaaataacctacttaaatctttgcccaaatatcaaaacataggttcataTCGATTGCTCCAACAAAGTATGTGTCTCCTTTAGCAAAGAAGTGGTAAATCCTTTGTGGGTTATTTAAAAACCTTCAGACATATTGACTTATTCCCAATCATCCAAAACTTATCCCTCCTAAGACATGTTGCtaaaatgtcaaagtataagtcttcataaccaagatgacttgaatatCTCAAGTCTAAGGAAACTTACATTCGAACTGTAATGAGATCTTCATTAACATGTATAGAACCACATGAAGTCTTATAGCAGGTCacatccaatgaactagttactttTAACCAACTTTCATATGTTAACTCTAAATATCCTAATGTTTTTAGTCAGTGATGATCGGTTGCTTGGTTAAACCAAGAAGCATAATATATATGCTCGTCTTATAAAATCGATGATGTCAAATCTCATTAATTCATCAGTAGGGAATATTTTAATGCGTACATTATACGCGTGAAGAGATATCCAATAATTATGAtttaatcacaatttctctcttatactgatccggcggtaagaatggggggcccaccttctgaagggtcccagcctaaagacggatggagggctggccaagcgggtaatggtccgagcggagctagagataacccatccatgggcttgggtttccgacgccaaggcaggaggatcgaagggccgagcgggagtccgctcggctgggaccaaagggtcgagcgggttgtccgttcggccaagataagggcgagggtacaaaggtggccgagcggcctttacgctcggctcgggatatgggatatcagcagaagcatgtctgatgattaggccgtacacaagatcgcacgatggaggatcttgccgtcacatcatggaaaggttgatacagtagcagtatggcctcatggacgtcttcctgacagatccatatctgggcatgacccttctgacagacccatacctgggcatggtcaaaagcaggtggttgctttgattggcgcgcccaggcttctttgagaggtctatataaggtctccatttcttcaccggaggtacacgagtcttctacttcaaagccacttctttgctatttcctcgcctgacttgagcgtcggagggtcgtcgccgggacacccctcccggctcggttttgttgcaggttcgccggagcacctgaggatctagtagggagcgccacgtccccagcgttcgttgacccctggttcagacaggatcaatttggcgccgtctgtgggaacgcacctgcatctgaacagagacaatggacgaggctggaagaatacacaatgtggcactctcacaagaagagttggacgctctagtcgagatgagggccgccaaacttgtggagcaaaaacaaaaagcgtcagccgagcggccggagcagcaggCAACTTctgcgtcaggtggccgagcggaagcacctcaagccaccgtcgcattccatcgggccttattccgcacccctgaagccgtaccagctcggagagatagaggatcttcttccgacgaaatgcctaggcgagacaGAAAGggaaaagctccccgagcggattcatctcccgagcggatcaatcgtcaattctcggaggctattctacgagaccctctgcctaaACATTACGCGCCCCccgcgatcggcgagtacaatggaacaacagacccggatgatcatctgggtaagttcgataacatagctacgctccatcaatataccgatggagtaaagtgccgagtctttcttaccactctctcgggatcggctcaacggtggtttcggaggctgccggacggatccatcactagctttaaggacttccgaacagccttcctccaccacttcgccagcagtcggcgttatcagaagacaagcgtcagcttgttcgccatcaagcaagagccgagtgaatcgcttcgagcttacatccagcgattcaaccaagtggcgatggatattccaacggccacatcggagacgatgatgaatgccttcacgcaaggccttgtggacggagacttcttccggtcgctcatccgaaagccgccccgagattatgatcatatgctgcaccgggccaatgaatatatcaacgtggaggaagcgcaagcagCCAGGAAGAAAGAAACACCAACTgaacgggctcctcctgccgagcggagacccctggccgctcatcaaccgccaagaggaccaagggctgaagcagtccgatccccccatgccagatcacacgtacaagaggtagctaccgctcggcccaagccaaagaagagatggacccctatgttctgctccatccaccggacggatacgcacaacacgagggattgtcgaagtc from Zingiber officinale cultivar Zhangliang chromosome 4A, Zo_v1.1, whole genome shotgun sequence includes the following:
- the LOC121972333 gene encoding egg cell-secreted protein 1.4-like; this translates as MHLAARLQSDGMKLCWDSLMELRSCIGEVVLFFLNGETYLGPGCCRAIRVIEHHCWAAEVMLAALGFTPQEGDVLRGYCDAEAGAASPPPPPPIAQGPKVESSEP